ATTCCACGGGAAAGAACACCTCCGCGACGATCACCAGCCCCACCGGGAGCTCAGCCACTGTGCCCTTCACCAAGGACCTCACCGTGACCGCACCCAGCAAGGCCGGTACCTATACCCTCAAGGTGGTATACACCGAGACCATCGGTACCGAGACCAAGGAGTACACCGTCAACAAGGACCTGAAGGTCAGCGAACCCGTGACCCTCACCGTGAAGATCACCAACCCCGAGACCAGCAGTCTCGCCATCACCGACGGAGTGTTCTACTTCGTCCTTGACAATAAGAGGATCGAGGAGAGCAAGACCACCAAGAGCATCGCCATCGGTGATACCGCTACCTTCACCTACGAGCTCCTGGGAAGCACCCTCTCCAAGGGAAAGCACACCTACAGCCTGGTGGCAGCAGATAACGCTTACAACGTCTCCGGTCTCGGAACTGAGCACACCTTCTACTACGATCAGGGCAACATGAACGCATACACCTATCTGATGGTGCTGCTGTTCATCATTGTGACCATCATCGCCGTCTGGATCTACCGCAAGCCTGTCAAGAACTACGGTAAACCCAAGGCAAGGCGCTAAACCTTTCAACGAAGGGGGTCTCCCCCTTCACATTTTTATGTCTGTCCAATCATGGTGAATTTCCCGTTTTGGATGCTAACTTGCTAACTGTACTATTCTCATTTTAACTAGTTCTAAGAAGAAATACTCTGCATGAACCAAGAAATTGATTCTGCAGCAAGTGCAATGTATACGAACAATAGGGAGAATCAGCTCTTCAAAGGTAGGATCATCGGAAAGGATCTCTTAGCAAAATTGCTTGAGATGGTCAGTCCAGAGTTCAAGGGTCTGCCCAAGGAAGAGATATACGCATGCATGGACCTGGAAGACGACGGGACAACCGTTGCAGGCACTAGCATAATGTCTCCATTCCCCTTCAATGGGCCGATTCTGTTTGATTCGGCATATCGTATCAGACTACCCAAGACCGGGGAACCCGGACCCATCGTCGGTATCGTGGTTCAAGGTCGCAAAACGCTGGATCCCCGGATGAAATGGAAGGTTATGCAATACTACTCGCGCTTGATAGTTGATCAGAGAAAGGACTACTCAACGGACGAGGAACTATTCGAGAATCTGAGGAAATCCATACTCATTTGGATTAGGTTATCGCAAAAACCGGATTTCCGCAATTGTATGTACCGTTCATCGTGGTACAAGTATGATCGTGATCACCCTGAAAAAAAGGAGTACTGCCCTGATTGGTCCGAGTCTTTTGAGCTTAATGTGGGTACATATGATGAAGTTCCCGAGACTCCCGAATTGGGGGCACTTAGTATACTGTTCTCCAGTGAGCTGGATAATGCCGAGAAGACAAAGGAACTCAGAGAAAAGTATGATATTGTGGTGAACGGAGGCATTCTAAAAGAGGCGAGGGCGATGATTGCTGTAGCCACCGAGATGAACAAAATCCGCGAGGAACGCGACGAAGAACTGGCGAGGTTGTATACGGATGAGATTCTGAAGAAGGCAGAGGAATCAGATCGGTCCGAGGAGGATATTTTATCCGAGTTGACGGTTCTTCCCGAGCATCGCAATCTTATCCGTGAACATCTCAAGAAGTGTCAGAATTCTTGAACATAATCTGTCGGAAGCCGTTTGTATGAACCGTTTTCCGACAGTCATTCCTTATCCGAGACTAATGCCTCTGGAACAGAATCAGCGACCTTCAGAAACGCTGATTCATCCAAGGTGGTTAGTACGCCCCAATGACAGGCTGTTTCAGGCAGTCTTCATCATCGACGCAGTGGTAATGTCTGTCCTTGAACGGTCCATGATACCGCGTGCGATGTCCTGTTTCCTTCTGACGGGAGCTACGGAATCCTTGATATCAAGGGTCATGAGGACGTCACACAGCTCCTCCATCTTGGAGAAGATACGGGTAGCTTCCTGCAGGTTCCCTTTCATGAGCCTGTCGAGCATATCCCTTCTGAGCTCGCCGATGCTGTCCGCAAGACCCAGCACCCATGCGGCGGGTGTGATCTCCAGGACGCGGTAGGAGGGAATCTCCTCCCCGCGGAGGGCATAATCGTAGATGACCGTCTCTGCGAACTCCATCATGGCACTCTCCACATCGGCCCCGTAAACCAGCTTGGGATAACCGGAGACCGCTTCGATAAGGCCTGCCAGGTCGCTGGAAATGCTGTCGATGAGTTCCGGATCCCTCTGACCTGCGTGGATACCGTGGATGGCGGTCTTGGTCTTGCGGATGATCTTCCTGGAAAGGCTGAATGCGAGATTGGTGGCCTCCTCTTCCGCGGCGAGCGCCTGCTCCGCCTCGGACATGAGTTCGTGAAGCTGCATAGACGGGTGATGGTGTTCCCGTCATAAGGATTTGTGGAACATCCTGCGCACGCTGTCCAGGTAGAGATCGCGTCTGAGGCGTTTCTCGTAAGGGGGTATGTCAGGCCTCTTGAATTCGAGATCTGGGTATGTCACATCGAGCAGGGTCAGCCCATCGGGTTTGGCGATGCCGAAGGTCCCGTCCTCGCCGGCGAGTTTGGCCTTCACGTCATCCATGGATGACATGCCCTTGCTGACCTGCAGGATGGCGGCCATGATGCGGCGGATCTGATTCCACAGGAAATAGTCGGCGCAGAAATCGGTGATGATGAGTCCGTTCTCGTATCTTACGTCGATGCTGTCTATCGCCATAACCGTGGACCTGCCGGTCTCGTTCTTGGCGAATCTCTTGAAGTCGTGATGTCCCTCGAAGAGTTTGGCGGCCATGATGAATTTGTCTAGGTCGATGCCGAATTCGGGCACTATGTAACGATAGTAACGTTTCCAGGCCATGCGGGGATTGAACGCATCATCGATCTCGGTGGCTGCTGTATAATACACCCCATGGGAGATCGAATTGACTGCCTGAAGGAGAAGACCCAAATCCTTGAATTCGGTGTAGAATGTGACGACATTGCCGAGCGCACTGACCCCCGCATCCGTGCGGCTCGCGAACTTCAGGTCGATCTTCTCCGGCGGTACGTGGTCCACCAGTTCCAGGTTCTTCAGAATCTCCCCTGCGACGGTGCGTATGCTGGGGTTGTCGTCGGTAGGCTGTATCTGGGAGCCGTTGAACTCGTCTCCCAGGTAGGCTATCTTGACTGCGACGCGTCTCATTGTCCGCGGATCTGCTTCATGTGGTCGATCCTCTTCTGGATGAGGGCGGCCGTGCCGATGTCGTGGCGGACAGCGATGGCGTCGCACTTGACATAGCTGAGTCCTGCCTCGCAGTTCCTCTCAGCCTCTTCCAGACTGTCGCCGACTCCGACGATTCCGATGGAACGGGAGGTGCCGGTGACCAGTTTGCCACCGTTCTTGTCGACGCTTCCGAAGTAAGCCACCGATCCGGTGTTGGCGATGCTGTCGAGGTCGATGGAGATGGTGTGCCCTGCCTCGGACTTGACTCCGTATCCCCTGGGTACGACGTACTTGCAGACAGTGGCCTTGTTGGCGAATCTGACCTCTTTGTCCTTCAGTTTGCCGCCGGCCATCCATTTGATGATCTCGGTGAAGTCGGTCTGGAGCGTGGTGAGGACGTTCATGGCCTCGGGGTCTCCGAACCTGGCGTTGATCTCGATGATCTTGGGTCCGGTCTTGGTGAGCATGAACTGGCCGTACATGGTTCCGCGGTAGGGGCAGCCCTCGGAGGCGAGTGCCTTGACGATGGCCCTCACGATCTCGATGGATTTCTGGCGTTCCTCCTCGGTGACGAAGGGCAGGAGGTGGTTGGCATCGCTGTACGAACCCATTCCTCCGGTGTTGGGTCCGAGGTCTCCCTCGTAGGCCCTCTTGTGGTCCTGGACCAGGGGCATGGGGTAGACCTCATCTCCGTTGGTGAAGACCATCTGGGTGAACTCCTCTCCCTCGGCCTTTTCCTCGATTATGACCTTTCCTCCGCCGACGTTGCCCTCGAAGATCTCCTTGATGTACTCGATGGTCTCCTCGAGGTTGGTGAGCTGGTCTCCCTGGACCTTGACTCCCTTTCCGCCGGTGAGTCCGACGGGTTTTACTGCGACTTTGTAGGGAACGGTCTTGACGTATTCGATGGCATCCGCTTCGTTGTCGAAGCTCTTGTATCCGAGGTTGCCGTCGATCTTGTATTTGTCGACCAGGTTCCTCATGAAGGTCTTGGAGGTCTCGATCCTGGCGGCATCTTTGGTGGGAGAGGCGCATTTGATTCCGATGTGTTCCAGAGCATCCACGACTCCGCTCGAGAGAGGTGCCTCGGGTCCGATGAACGCGTACTCCACGAAGTTGTTGATGGCGAAATCGCAGATTTTGTCGATGTCGTCCTCGCTGGCGAGAAGCACCTCCTTGGCCCTCTTGGCGATTCCGGGGTTGCTGTTCTTCATCACTGCGTAGATTTCCGCATTGGCACGTGCCAACGCCTCAACGGCCGCATGCTCCCTTGCTCCTCCGCCTACTGTAAGAATCTTCATGAACTCTCCTCCTCAAAATCCGAATGCATCTATGATCTCGTCGACCCCGTTTCCCTTCCTGGCACTGCAGGTGTACATTTCTTTGAGGCCGCCGGTCAGCTTGTTGTAGTCCTTGGTGATGACGCTCGGGTCGACACCCACCGCATCCGCGATATCCATCTTGTTCAGGATGGCGATGTCGGAGTGCTGGAAGACGGCATGGTGCTTCCTGACCATGTCGTCGCCCTCGGTGGTGGAGACCACCACGGCGCGGTAATCGGTGCCCAGCGGGAAGTCCGCGGGGCAGACCAGGTTGCCCACGTTCTCGATAATCATCACATCGTATTTGTCCAGGTCGATGTCCGCAAGGCACTTCTTGATCAGGTTGGCGTCGAGATGGCATTCCTTCCCGGTGTTGCAGTTGACCGCATCCAGTCCCGCCTCGCGGAACCTGGTGAAGTCATCGTCGCCGGTGACATCGCCCGCGATGACGCAGACCCTTTTGCCGCGGGACACCAGTCTCTTGCCGATCTCGATGATGAGAGCGGTCTTGCCGGCGCCGATGGAGCCCATGAAGTCCACGGATTTGATGCCGTGTTCCTTCAGAAGGTGGTAGTTCTCGTGTGCGATCTTGTTGTTCGCTCTCAGAACATCGAACTCCATTCCGGCCTGGATAATGTGCATAATGCCTCTATCGACACGGTCCCCTATAAGGGTATCCACGCACGCACACGATACATTAAAGAAAAAGGGGAGCATAGTCCCACCCATTATGAGCTATGCTGACTTCCTTTCAAAGAAACTGGCTGACGCCGGTGCGGAAGAGGGCTGCATGCTGAACGTGGAGTCTTCCGGTAAGACCTACCGCGGGGTGCTGATGCCCCACCACGAGTTCAGCGGGCACGATATCCTTATCCTCAAGATGAAGAGCGGATACAACATCGGTATCAGGATGGCGGAGGATGCCAAGATCTCCGTCGAGTCCAGGCCCGTGGAGAGGGTCAAGCACGAGTCCGAGGACGCCCCCAAGGCCGGTCTGAAGACCATCGTCCTCATCGGTACCGGCGGAACCATCGCATCCTACGTGGATTACCGTACCGGAGCCGTCCACCCCGCGCTTTCCACCTCTGACATGATCAACGCGGTCCCCGAGATCAAGGAGATCGCCAACCTGAAGGCCAATGTCCTGTTCTCCATCTTCTCCGAGAACATGACCGTCCCCCACTGGCAGAAGCTCGCCGAGGCCATCGCCGACGAGCTCAACAACGGTGCGGATGCGGTCATTGTGCCCCACGGAACCGACACTATGGGATACACCGCCGCGGCAGTGTCATTCATGCTCGGCGACATCTCCAAACCCGTGGTCTTCGTAGGTGCCCAGAGGTCCTCCGACAGGCCTTCTTCCGATGCAAGCAGCAACCTCATGGCAGCAGCCAGGTTCTGCGTCAACGGCAACGCCGCAGGCGTGTTCGTCGTCATGCACGAGGGCTCCGGCGACGATACCTTCGCCGTCCACCTCGGTACCAGGGTCAGGAAGATGCACACCTCCCGCAGGGATGCCTTCAAGAGCATCAACGTGCCCCCCGTGGCCATCGTGGACAGGGCAGGAAAGATCACCTTCAACGAGAAGCTCAGGCCCGTCAGCAAGGACAAGGTCGCAGTCAGCAGCGACATGTGCCAGCAGGTCGTACTTCTCCAGTTCTACCCCGGCATGGATCCTGAACTCTTCCGTGACGTGATCCTCAAAAGCAAGGGAGTTGTCATTGCCGGCTCCGGACTCGGACACGTCAACGGCAACATGGTCCCCCTCCTGAAGGAGGCTTCCGACAAGGGCATCGTGGTGGTCATCACCTCCCAGTGTCTCAACGGAAGGACCAACCTCAATGTGTACAACACCGGCAGGGATATGCTGAACGCGGGAGTCATCACCGTCCAGGATATGCTGCCCGAGACCGCCTACGCCAAGCTCATGTGGGCGCTCGCCAACACCAAATCCGCCGAAGCGGCCAAGGAGGTCATGAAGACCTGCCTGGCCGGCGAGATGAGCGACAGGAGGCTGATGCTGTGAGCGATGAGAAATACGAGATGATGTGCGGTATCGAGATCCATCAGCAGCTCGACACCCACAAGCTCTTCTGCGACTGCGAGAGCAACCTGTCGGAAGAGGGAACCGGCGGAATCTACCGCCGCCTCAGGCCCACCACCTCCGAGATGGGAGAGGTCGACCGTGCCGCTCTGGCACAGTTCATGAGGGGCTACGGATACAGCTATCAGAGCTGCCCCTGCGAGACCTGTCTGGTGGAGCTCGACGAGGAGCCTCCCCACGAGGTCAACCCCGAGGCCATGGAGACCACGCTCATCTTCTCCGAGCTGGTCGGGGCCAACGTCATCGACGAAGTGCAGTTCATGAGGAAGATCGTCGTCGACGGTTCCAACACCTCCGGATTCCAGAGGACCTCCCTGGTCGCCGTGGACGGCGCCATCGATGTGGAGGCCATCGGCAAGAAGGTCGGCATTCTCTCCGTATGTCTTGAGGAGGATGCATGCCGTAAGATCGACGCCACCGCCGACACCGTCACCTGGAGGACCGACCGTCTGGGTATTCCCCTCATCGAGGTCGCAACCGCACCCGACATGAGGACTCCCGAGGAGGTCTACGAGGTAGCCGCCAGGATCGGATCCCTGCTCAGGGCCACCAAGAGGGTCAAGAGGGGACTCGGAACCATCAGGGAGGATCTCAACATCTCCATCCCCGAGGGTGCACGTATCGAGATCAAGGGAGTACAGGAGCTCAGGCTGCTGCCCGAGTTCGTTTCCAACGAGGTCAACAGGCAGAAGAACCTGGTCAGGGTCATGAAGATCCTGAAGGAGAGGGGAACCGCCCCCGCACCCGTCGACATCGTGGACGTCACCGACCTCTTCAAGGACTGTCAGGCCAAGGTCATCGTCGGTGCCCTGAAGGACAAGGGAAAGGTCCTCGCAGTGAGGCTTCCCGGATTCG
The sequence above is a segment of the methanogenic archaeon ISO4-H5 genome. Coding sequences within it:
- a CDS encoding translin family DNA-binding protein, with product MQLHELMSEAEQALAAEEEATNLAFSLSRKIIRKTKTAIHGIHAGQRDPELIDSISSDLAGLIEAVSGYPKLVYGADVESAMMEFAETVIYDYALRGEEIPSYRVLEITPAAWVLGLADSIGELRRDMLDRLMKGNLQEATRIFSKMEELCDVLMTLDIKDSVAPVRRKQDIARGIMDRSRTDITTASMMKTA
- a CDS encoding tRNA pseudouridine synthase A TruA, whose amino-acid sequence is MRRVAVKIAYLGDEFNGSQIQPTDDNPSIRTVAGEILKNLELVDHVPPEKIDLKFASRTDAGVSALGNVVTFYTEFKDLGLLLQAVNSISHGVYYTAATEIDDAFNPRMAWKRYYRYIVPEFGIDLDKFIMAAKLFEGHHDFKRFAKNETGRSTVMAIDSIDVRYENGLIITDFCADYFLWNQIRRIMAAILQVSKGMSSMDDVKAKLAGEDGTFGIAKPDGLTLLDVTYPDLEFKRPDIPPYEKRLRRDLYLDSVRRMFHKSL
- a CDS encoding phosphoribosylamine--glycine ligase PurD, encoding MKILTVGGGAREHAAVEALARANAEIYAVMKNSNPGIAKRAKEVLLASEDDIDKICDFAINNFVEYAFIGPEAPLSSGVVDALEHIGIKCASPTKDAARIETSKTFMRNLVDKYKIDGNLGYKSFDNEADAIEYVKTVPYKVAVKPVGLTGGKGVKVQGDQLTNLEETIEYIKEIFEGNVGGGKVIIEEKAEGEEFTQMVFTNGDEVYPMPLVQDHKRAYEGDLGPNTGGMGSYSDANHLLPFVTEEERQKSIEIVRAIVKALASEGCPYRGTMYGQFMLTKTGPKIIEINARFGDPEAMNVLTTLQTDFTEIIKWMAGGKLKDKEVRFANKATVCKYVVPRGYGVKSEAGHTISIDLDSIANTGSVAYFGSVDKNGGKLVTGTSRSIGIVGVGDSLEEAERNCEAGLSYVKCDAIAVRHDIGTAALIQKRIDHMKQIRGQ
- a CDS encoding hydrogenase accessory protein HypB, with translation MLPFFFNVSCACVDTLIGDRVDRGIMHIIQAGMEFDVLRANNKIAHENYHLLKEHGIKSVDFMGSIGAGKTALIIEIGKRLVSRGKRVCVIAGDVTGDDDFTRFREAGLDAVNCNTGKECHLDANLIKKCLADIDLDKYDVMIIENVGNLVCPADFPLGTDYRAVVVSTTEGDDMVRKHHAVFQHSDIAILNKMDIADAVGVDPSVITKDYNKLTGGLKEMYTCSARKGNGVDEIIDAFGF
- a CDS encoding glutamyl-tRNA(Gln) amidotransferase subunit D GatD, which translates into the protein MSYADFLSKKLADAGAEEGCMLNVESSGKTYRGVLMPHHEFSGHDILILKMKSGYNIGIRMAEDAKISVESRPVERVKHESEDAPKAGLKTIVLIGTGGTIASYVDYRTGAVHPALSTSDMINAVPEIKEIANLKANVLFSIFSENMTVPHWQKLAEAIADELNNGADAVIVPHGTDTMGYTAAAVSFMLGDISKPVVFVGAQRSSDRPSSDASSNLMAAARFCVNGNAAGVFVVMHEGSGDDTFAVHLGTRVRKMHTSRRDAFKSINVPPVAIVDRAGKITFNEKLRPVSKDKVAVSSDMCQQVVLLQFYPGMDPELFRDVILKSKGVVIAGSGLGHVNGNMVPLLKEASDKGIVVVITSQCLNGRTNLNVYNTGRDMLNAGVITVQDMLPETAYAKLMWALANTKSAEAAKEVMKTCLAGEMSDRRLML